The proteins below come from a single Salinilacihabitans rarus genomic window:
- a CDS encoding cytochrome P450, which yields MASDATPDARGEIGRRAPGPDGLPAVGNLHRYLRDPLGFVERCAEEYGDVVATNVGTADSHMLVHPEHVERVLVTEDHRFRKAELGQGRLEPLFGNGLVVSDGEYWRRQRTRMQPAFRPDRIATYAEIMGERAAATAEEWERGETIDVTEEMRRLTLSVLVRSLFGTDLGALEAEIREAFTMAMGRFEGANMWLPGWLPTPANRRFERGRERLDEIVSALIESRRETAADRDDLLSTLLVAEDERGEGMSDEGVRDEVVTLLAAGHDTTALALTYAWHLLGTNPDAAARLREELDALDGEPPTLADLSDLEYTGAVVSEALRLYPPTHATAREPTEDVTFDGYVVPAGEPVFLPQWIVHRDGRWWDDPESFRPERWLDDDPDRPEYAYFPFGGGPRHCLGHRFATVEAQVVLATLAPRWDLEPLASELSLRPVITLRPTEPVEAIVCEP from the coding sequence ATGGCCTCCGACGCCACCCCCGACGCGCGAGGCGAGATCGGCCGTCGGGCGCCCGGCCCGGACGGACTGCCGGCCGTCGGGAACCTCCACCGGTACCTGCGCGACCCGCTGGGGTTCGTCGAGCGCTGCGCCGAGGAGTACGGCGACGTGGTGGCGACGAACGTCGGCACGGCCGACTCGCACATGCTCGTCCACCCCGAGCACGTCGAGCGGGTGCTCGTCACCGAGGACCACCGGTTCCGCAAGGCCGAACTGGGACAGGGGCGGCTGGAACCGCTCTTCGGGAACGGGCTGGTCGTGAGCGACGGCGAGTACTGGCGGCGACAGCGCACGCGGATGCAGCCGGCGTTCCGGCCCGACCGGATCGCGACCTACGCCGAGATCATGGGCGAGCGCGCCGCGGCGACGGCCGAGGAGTGGGAACGCGGGGAGACGATCGACGTCACCGAGGAGATGCGCCGGCTCACCCTCTCGGTCCTCGTCCGGTCGCTGTTCGGCACCGACCTCGGCGCGCTCGAAGCGGAGATCCGCGAGGCGTTCACGATGGCGATGGGCCGGTTCGAGGGGGCGAACATGTGGCTGCCCGGCTGGCTCCCGACGCCGGCGAACCGGCGGTTCGAGCGCGGGCGCGAGCGCCTCGACGAGATCGTCTCCGCGCTGATCGAGTCCCGACGCGAGACGGCGGCCGACCGCGACGACCTGCTCTCGACGCTGCTCGTCGCCGAGGACGAGCGCGGCGAGGGGATGTCCGACGAGGGGGTCCGCGACGAGGTCGTCACGCTGCTGGCTGCGGGCCACGACACCACCGCGCTGGCGCTGACCTACGCGTGGCACCTGCTCGGCACGAACCCGGACGCGGCGGCGCGGCTTCGCGAGGAACTCGACGCCCTCGACGGCGAGCCGCCGACCCTGGCGGACCTGTCCGACCTCGAGTACACGGGGGCGGTCGTCTCCGAGGCGCTGCGGCTGTACCCGCCGACCCACGCCACCGCCCGGGAGCCGACCGAGGACGTGACGTTCGACGGCTACGTCGTCCCGGCCGGGGAGCCGGTGTTCCTGCCCCAGTGGATCGTCCACCGCGACGGTCGCTGGTGGGACGACCCCGAGTCGTTCCGGCCCGAACGCTGGCTCGACGACGACCCCGACCGCCCGGAGTACGCCTACTTCCCGTTCGGCGGCGGGCCGCGTCACTGCCTCGGCCACCGGTTCGCGACCGTCGAGGCGCAGGTCGTCCTCGCGACGCTCGCCCCGCGGTGGGACCTCGAACCGCTCGCCAGCGAACTCTCGCTTCGGCCCGTGATCACGCTCCGGCCGACCGAGCCGGTCGAAGCGATCGTCTGCGAGCCGTAG